In Poecile atricapillus isolate bPoeAtr1 chromosome 12, bPoeAtr1.hap1, whole genome shotgun sequence, one DNA window encodes the following:
- the FRMD7 gene encoding FERM domain-containing protein 7 isoform X4 produces MVKFFPVDPGHLREELTRYLFTLQIKKDLAQGRLPCSDKSAALLVSHLLQSELGDFHEETDQQHLATHRYLPNQEYLDNKIMHYHRRHRGKTPAESDVQLLDVARKLEMYGIRPHPASDGEGTQINLAVTHMGVLVLRGNTKINTFNWSKIRKLSFKRKHFLIKLHANISALCKDTLEFTMVSRDTCKAFWKTCVEYHAFFRLSEEPKSKPKALLCSKGSSFRYSGRTQRQLLEHGRKAKMKSLPFERKHYTSRYDERQCRSSPDLLTDVSKQVEELRLAYGNRGSYHANGVHGSEPTLDSRRHSSTLEVAFATELEHSKPEASPTFLPHSKSSSAFPLLYAELEMERAWEPIDLFGARNPLTSFRPQFAGNNKSTSVGNMREVSARPLVYTDVPCPLPVVAPAPPVLFYLDRALQSPGPALAPGEDTAGLAGASGPVAAKPPRQSPSGTQAGQFHREAAGTAMSTSTVGESRSLARSFDYGLQEQPPRRSWSQSDMKTIRFPYGSEFRPLGPCPALSSRKGGVFWHVPAQQGLAPGPRRSTERYLGSSTESSDSDSDLLAADYCSLYGRVLRSPMARVRLSSGSLQLDEEDEEVSFATGAAEERISKGASKYFT; encoded by the exons ATGGTGAAATTTTTCCCAGTGGACCCCGGTCACCTGAGAGAAGAACTGACCAG GTACCTCTTCACCCTGCAGATCAAGAAGGACCTGGCCCAGGGGCGGCTGCCCTGCAGTGACAAGAGCGCGGCGCTGCTGGTCTCCCACCTGCTGCAGT ccGAGCTGGGCGACTTCCACGAGGAGACAGACCAGCAGCACCTGGCCACGCACAGGTACCTGCCCAACCAGGAGTACCTGGACAACAAGATCATGCACTACCACCGGAGACACAG AGGGAAGACTCCGGCCGAGTCGGACGTTCAGCTGCTGGACGTGGCCAGGAAGCTGGAGATGTACGGGATCCGCCCGCACCCCGCCAGCGACGGCGAGGGGACACAGATCAACCTGGCCGTGACACACAtgggggtgctggtgctgcGG GGCAATACAAAGATCAATACCTTCAACTGGTCCAAAATTCGCAAACTGAGTTTCAAGAGGAAGCATTTTCTCATCAAGCTCCACGCAAACATCTCT GCGCTGTGCAAGGACACACTGGAGTTCACTatggtgagcagggacacctgcaaGGCCTTCTGGAAGACATGTGTGGAGTACCACGCCTTCTTCAGGCTCTCTGAAGAGCCCAAGTCAAAGCCCAAAGCCCTTCTGTGCAGCAAAGGTTCCAGCTTCCGCTACAG TGGCAGGACTCAgcggcagctgctggagcacgGGAGGAAGGCGAAGATGAAGAGCCTGCCCTTTGAGAG GAAACACTACACATCCCGCTATGATGAGAGGCAGTGCCGCTCCTCCCCGGACCTCCTGACAGATGTATCAAAGCAG gtgGAAGAGCTGCGCCTGGCCTATGGCAACCGTGGCTCCTACCACGCCAACGGAGTGCATGGCTCCGAGCCCACCCTGGACAGCCGGCGCCACAGCTCCACCCTGGAGGTGGCGTTTGCCACTGAGCTGGAGCACTCCAAGCCCGAAGCATCCCCCACCTTCCTGCCCCACTCCAAAAGCTCGTCTGCCTTCCCCCTGCTCTACGCCGAGCTGGAGATGGAGCGGGCGTGGGAGCCCATCGACCTCTTCGGAGCAAGGAATCCCTTGACATCCTTTCGGCCCCAGTTCGCTGGGAACAATAAAAGCACCTCTGTGGGCAACATGCGGGAAGTGAGCGCCCGGCCGCTGGTGTACACGGAtgtgccctgtcccctgcccgtGGTGGCTCCAGCCCCCCCTGTGCTCTTCTACCTGGACAGGGCGCTGCAgtcccctggccctgcactggCCCCTGGCGAGGACACAGCAGGACTGGCCGGTGCAAGTGGCCCCGTGGCAGCAAAACCGCCCCGACAGAGCCCGAGCGGGACCCAGGCTGGGCAGTTCCATCGTGAGGCTGCAGGCACGGCCATGAGCACGAGCACGGTGGGGGAGAGCAGGTCACTGGCTCGCTCCTTCGATTACGGCCTTCAGGAGCAGCCTCCCAGGCGGTCCTGGAGCCAGTCGGACATGAAAACCATCCGCTTCCCCTACGGCTCTGAGTTCAGGCCCCTGGGGCCGTGCCCGGCGCTGAGCAGCCGCAAAGGGGGTGTTTTTTGGCACGTCCCAGCCCAGCAAGGGCTGGCTCCGGGGCCACGGCGCTCCACCGAGCGCTACCTGGGCAGCAGCACCGAATCCAGCGACTCTGACTCGGATCTGCTGGCTGCAGACTACTGCTCCCTGTACGGCCGCGTGCTGCGCTCACCCATGGCCCGCGTGCGGCTCTCCTCGGGCAGCCTCCAGctggatgaggaggatgaggaggtgTCCTTCGCCACCGGTGCTGCTGAAGAGAGGATTTCCAAAGGGGCCTCCAAGTATTTCACCTAG
- the STK26 gene encoding serine/threonine-protein kinase 26 — protein MAHSPVAVQVPGMQNHRADPEELFTKLERIGKGSFGEVFKGIDNRTQQVVAIKIIDLEEAEDEIEDIQQEITVLSQCDSPYVTKYYGSYLKGTKLWIIMEYLGGGSALDLLRAGPFDEFQIATMLKEILKGLDYLHSEKKIHRDIKAANVLLSEQGDVKLADFGVAGQLTDTQIKRNTFVGTPFWMAPEVIQQSAYDSKADIWSLGITAIELAKGEPPNSDMHPMRVLFLIPKNNPPTLLGDFSKPFKEFIDACLNKDPTFRPTAKELLKHKFIMKNAKKTSYLTELIDRFKRWKAEGHSSDESDSDGSDSESSNKENNSHPEWSFTTVRKKPDAKKLQNGTDQDLVKTLSCLTMIITPVFAELKQQDTNNANRKKAIEELEKSINVAEATCPGITDKMVKKLMEKFQKFSVNDSS, from the exons aACCACAGAGCAGACCCGGAAGAACTATTCACAAAATTGGAACGCATTGGGAAAGGCTCCTTTGGTGAGGTCTTCAAAGGAATTGATAATCGGACACAGCAAGTGGTTGCCATAAAAATCATAGAcctggaggaagcagaagaTGAAATAGAAGATATACAGCAAGAGATAACTGTTTTAAGTCAGTGTGATAGTCCTTATGTAACAAAATACTATGGATCATATTTAAAG GGCACAAAACTATGGATAATAATGGAATACTTGGGTGGAGGATCAGCTTTGGATCTT CTGCGTGCTGGCCCATTTGATGAGTTCCAGATTGCTACTATGCTGAAGGAAATCCTGAAAGGTCTTGACTACCTACactcagagaagaaaattcacAGGGATATAAAAG CTGCCAATGTCTTGTTATCAGAACAAGGCGATGTTAAGCTTGCTGATTTTGGAGTTGCTGGGCAGCTAACAGACACACAAATTAAGAGAAACACCTTTGTTGGAACCCCGTTTTGGATGGCCCCTGAAGTTATTCAGCAATCAGCATATGATTCAAAA gCTGACATATGGTCACTGGGCATCACTGCAATTGAACTGGCCAAGGGGGAGCCTCCCAACTCGGATATGCATCCTATGAGAGTTCTGTTCCTCATTCCGAAAAACAATCCTCCCACTTTATTAGGAGACTTCAGTAAACCTTTTAAAGAATTCATTGATGCATGTCTGAATAAGGACCCAACATTT CGCCCCACTGCAAAAGAACTTCTGAAGCACAAATTCATtatgaaaaatgccaagaagACTTCCTATCTGACAGAACTGATTGATAGGTTTAAGAGATGGAAAGCAGAGGGACATAGTAGTGATGAAAGTGATTCCGATGGTTCAGATTC GGAGTCCAGCAACAAAGAAAATAACTCTCACCCTGAGTGGAGCTTTACTACAGTTCGGAAGAAGCCAGATGCAAAGAAGCTCCAGAATGGGACG GATCAGGATCTTGTTAAAACCCTGAGTTGTTTAACTATGATAATCACCCCCGTGTTTGCTGAG CTCAAGCAGCAAGACACAAATAATGCTAACAGAAAGAAAGCAATTGAAGAACTTGAGAAAAGCATCAATGTGGCAGAAGCAACGTGTCCAGGGATCACAGATAAGATGGTGAAGAAACTTATGGAGAAATTTCAGAA ATTTTCTGTTAATGACTCATCCTAA
- the FRMD7 gene encoding FERM domain-containing protein 7 isoform X3, translating into MLHLKVQFLDDSQKIFVVDQKSCGKGLFNLTCSHLNLVEKEYFGLEFHSQAGNQVWLEPLKPITKQVKNPKEVLFKFMVKFFPVDPGHLREELTRYLFTLQIKKDLAQGRLPCSDKSAALLVSHLLQSELGDFHEETDQQHLATHRYLPNQEYLDNKIMHYHRRHRGKTPAESDVQLLDVARKLEMYGIRPHPASDGEGTQINLAVTHMGVLVLRGNTKINTFNWSKIRKLSFKRKHFLIKLHANISALCKDTLEFTMVSRDTCKAFWKTCVEYHAFFRLSEEPKSKPKALLCSKGSSFRYSGRTQRQLLEHGRKAKMKSLPFERKHYTSRYDERQCRSSPDLLTDVSKQVEELRLAYGNRGSYHANGVHGSEPTLDSRRHSSTLEVAFATELEHSKPEASPTFLPHSKSSSAFPLLYAELEMERAWEPIDLFGARNPLTSFRPQFAGNNKSTSVGNMREVSARPLVYTDVPCPLPVVAPAPPVLFYLDRALQSPGPALAPGEDTAGLAGASGPVAAKPPRQSPSGTQAGQFHREAAGTAMSTSTVGESRSLARSFDYGLQEQPPRRSWSQSDMKTIRFPYGSEFRPLGPCPALSSRKGGVFWHVPAQQGLAPGPRRSTERYLGSSTESSDSDSDLLAADYCSLYGRVLRSPMARVRLSSGSLQLDEEDEEVSFATGAAEERISKGASKYFT; encoded by the exons ATCCTAAGGAGGTTCTTTTCAAATTTATGGTGAAATTTTTCCCAGTGGACCCCGGTCACCTGAGAGAAGAACTGACCAG GTACCTCTTCACCCTGCAGATCAAGAAGGACCTGGCCCAGGGGCGGCTGCCCTGCAGTGACAAGAGCGCGGCGCTGCTGGTCTCCCACCTGCTGCAGT ccGAGCTGGGCGACTTCCACGAGGAGACAGACCAGCAGCACCTGGCCACGCACAGGTACCTGCCCAACCAGGAGTACCTGGACAACAAGATCATGCACTACCACCGGAGACACAG AGGGAAGACTCCGGCCGAGTCGGACGTTCAGCTGCTGGACGTGGCCAGGAAGCTGGAGATGTACGGGATCCGCCCGCACCCCGCCAGCGACGGCGAGGGGACACAGATCAACCTGGCCGTGACACACAtgggggtgctggtgctgcGG GGCAATACAAAGATCAATACCTTCAACTGGTCCAAAATTCGCAAACTGAGTTTCAAGAGGAAGCATTTTCTCATCAAGCTCCACGCAAACATCTCT GCGCTGTGCAAGGACACACTGGAGTTCACTatggtgagcagggacacctgcaaGGCCTTCTGGAAGACATGTGTGGAGTACCACGCCTTCTTCAGGCTCTCTGAAGAGCCCAAGTCAAAGCCCAAAGCCCTTCTGTGCAGCAAAGGTTCCAGCTTCCGCTACAG TGGCAGGACTCAgcggcagctgctggagcacgGGAGGAAGGCGAAGATGAAGAGCCTGCCCTTTGAGAG GAAACACTACACATCCCGCTATGATGAGAGGCAGTGCCGCTCCTCCCCGGACCTCCTGACAGATGTATCAAAGCAG gtgGAAGAGCTGCGCCTGGCCTATGGCAACCGTGGCTCCTACCACGCCAACGGAGTGCATGGCTCCGAGCCCACCCTGGACAGCCGGCGCCACAGCTCCACCCTGGAGGTGGCGTTTGCCACTGAGCTGGAGCACTCCAAGCCCGAAGCATCCCCCACCTTCCTGCCCCACTCCAAAAGCTCGTCTGCCTTCCCCCTGCTCTACGCCGAGCTGGAGATGGAGCGGGCGTGGGAGCCCATCGACCTCTTCGGAGCAAGGAATCCCTTGACATCCTTTCGGCCCCAGTTCGCTGGGAACAATAAAAGCACCTCTGTGGGCAACATGCGGGAAGTGAGCGCCCGGCCGCTGGTGTACACGGAtgtgccctgtcccctgcccgtGGTGGCTCCAGCCCCCCCTGTGCTCTTCTACCTGGACAGGGCGCTGCAgtcccctggccctgcactggCCCCTGGCGAGGACACAGCAGGACTGGCCGGTGCAAGTGGCCCCGTGGCAGCAAAACCGCCCCGACAGAGCCCGAGCGGGACCCAGGCTGGGCAGTTCCATCGTGAGGCTGCAGGCACGGCCATGAGCACGAGCACGGTGGGGGAGAGCAGGTCACTGGCTCGCTCCTTCGATTACGGCCTTCAGGAGCAGCCTCCCAGGCGGTCCTGGAGCCAGTCGGACATGAAAACCATCCGCTTCCCCTACGGCTCTGAGTTCAGGCCCCTGGGGCCGTGCCCGGCGCTGAGCAGCCGCAAAGGGGGTGTTTTTTGGCACGTCCCAGCCCAGCAAGGGCTGGCTCCGGGGCCACGGCGCTCCACCGAGCGCTACCTGGGCAGCAGCACCGAATCCAGCGACTCTGACTCGGATCTGCTGGCTGCAGACTACTGCTCCCTGTACGGCCGCGTGCTGCGCTCACCCATGGCCCGCGTGCGGCTCTCCTCGGGCAGCCTCCAGctggatgaggaggatgaggaggtgTCCTTCGCCACCGGTGCTGCTGAAGAGAGGATTTCCAAAGGGGCCTCCAAGTATTTCACCTAG